The following DNA comes from [Chlorobium] sp. 445.
TGCTGAGTGTGAGCAAGCTATCGGTGAGACTTATTTTATCGCTTCGGAAGAAAGCTACACTTGGGATGATGTGGGCAATGCTGCTAAGAAAGCGCTTGGCAAATCTTTCGTGATTTCGCTGACCTTGCCCGACTGGCTTGTCTATGGCGTTGCGGCACTCAACGAGACTTTCTCGAACGCACAAGGCAAAGTCTCTATCATCAACCGCGAGAAAGCTATCGAGGGCGCGCAATGCTACTGGACATGCTCAATTGAGAAAGCCAAATCACATTTCGGCTACAAGCCTGAAACTACGCTTGAGCAAGGCGTTGCAGAGACAATTGAATGGGCAAAAAAAGTCGGCTGGCTCTGAGCCTTTTCTATTCCTCGCGCAACTTCAACTTCACTTGCACTGGTGTTCCATCCTTGGGCAAACGCTCTTTTCTGACTTCAAATTTCGAGCGCGCATAGTGGTAATCGCGCATCGTATAGTTTGCATTGCTTACTCTGCCGCCGGGACAGCTTTGCAAACATACAACGCAGCCTGATTTCCAAACGGGTATCAGGCACGATGTCCGCCAAACCTGAAAAGAAAGCCTTTGCCAAATTTATCTTCGAAAATTTCCGCTGCTCCTATCGGACTTTGTCCTTGCCAAGCTACACTTACATCGATCAGCGAGCCTTCTACATGCTTGTCAGGCTCTGGGCTTGAGAGTTCCGCGCGCTTTTCCCATGTATCCACTGTGAGATTGTTTCCTGGCACAGCACCAATTGAAAGCAGCGCATCTAAGACATCTTCATCGCTTGCATCTGTTTCAATCAGCGCATTGTGTGCAGCTCTGCCTTTTTTCCAGACAATAAAATGATGATGTTTCGTCCAACTTGTCCACGCATTGAACTTGCTGGGGTAGATTCTGCCGCTCAGCGTTATCGTCTTTGTTAGTGTATCAATTTGCAACTCTGGTCTATCCATCATTAAAACTTTCCCGTTGCTATGTTCTTGCGCAAGCGTGCTTGCTACAATTGCGGTGCAAGACCACATCACGCTAAGCATGGCACTTATTCTGCTCATACTTTGTCGCTTCTATGACAGAGACTTCACACAGCGGTAAAGTCGTAGAGTGGGAATTTTGCCGTGAGTTCTTTTACTTCTTGGCGCACTTCCGTACAGACTTGCTCGATTCTCGCACTGTTTGCACTTGTTATCACGCGATCGATAAGTTCTGCGACTTCTTCAAAGTCTTGCTCTTTGAATCCGCGCGTGGTCATCGCTGGTGTGCCGATGCGAATTCCGCTGGTTACAAATGCGCTTTTATCGTCAAACGGCACCATATTTTTGTTAAGTGTAATGCCTGCTTTATGCAAGAGATGCTCGGCGTCTTTGCCACTGATGTTCTTATTGCGCAAATCAATCAGCATTAAGTGATTGTCTGTACCGCCAGAAATGACGTGGTAGCCCATTGCCATAAGCTTTGCTGCCATGGCTTTGGCATTGCGCTGAACTTGCTCGGTGTAGTCCTTGTATTCTGGCTTTAAGTCTTCAGCGAAAGCTACTGCTTTTGCTGCGATGATATGCATCAGCGGTCCGCCTTGCACACCGGGCATGACTTCTGTATCCAGAACTTCTGACATCATCTTCAAGCGCTCGCCCGTTTTGGTTTTGACTTTGATACCGAACGGATTTTCGAAGTCTTTGCCCATTAGAATCATTCCGCCACGTGGTCCTCGCAGCGTTTTGTGTGTTGTTGTGGTTACAAAGTGGCAGTAAGGCAGCGGATTATTGAGTAGCCCTGTCGCAATGAGTCCAGCAGGATGAGCAATGTCAGCCAGTAAGAATGCTCCCAGCGAATCGGCAATTTCTCGGAATGCTTTGTAATCCCAATCGCGTGAGTAGGCGCTAGCGCCGCAAATTATCAGTTTGGGCTTTACTTCTCGTGCTTTATCGGCAACTTTGTTCATATCAATTCTGCCCGAGTCTTGCTCTACGCCATAGAAATGTGCATCATAGAGTTTGCCTGAGAAATTCACAGGTGAGCCGTGTGTGAGGTGTCCGCCGTGCGTGAGATCGAAGCCTAAGATGCGGTCGCCGGGTTTGAGCACGGCAAAGAAAACCGCCATGTTAGCATTTGAGCCAGAATGCGGTTGTACATTAGCGTATTCGGCACCGAAGAGTTTTTTAGCACGCTCGCGCGCCAAATTTTCGGCTATGTCGACAAACTCGCAGCCGCCATAGTATCGCTTGCCTGGATAGCCTTCAGCGTACTTGTTGGTCATCACAGAGCCCGAGGCTTCCATCACAGCGCGGCTTGCAAAGTTTTCAGACGCAATGAGTTCAATAGTTTCGGTTTGCCTATCGAGCTCGCTTTGTATAGCAGCAAACAGTTCGGGGTCTTGCGCGCGAATGCTCTCAAACATGAGTGTTAGGATAAGTTATCGAAAATTTTTTCAAAAAAACGCCGTGAAAATACGCTTTGCACAAGCGTTTTACAACAAATTTTGCTATGTTGCTTAAAATTTGAAAGTGTTATGCAACAAGAACGAATCCCAACGATTATCATCACGGGCTTTTTGGGTAGCGGTAAAACCACGCTCATCAAGCATTTGCTTGAGACCTCGCTCAAAGACCGTAAAGTCGCGCTCATTGAAAACGAAATTGGCGAGGTCAGCGTCGACACTCTAATTCTCAAAACACAGAATGTATCGATTTCTGAACTCACTGCAGGCTGTATGTGCTGCACCATTTCTGGAGATTTTTCCAACGCGGTTACGGACATTCTTTCAGGCGTTACACCCGAGGTTTTGCTTATTGAGACAACTGGCATTGCTAACCCAATTTCAATTTTTATGATGCTTGCGAATGATCAGCGACTGATTTTGGATACAATCATCACTGTTGCCGATGCTGAGCGCTTGGAAGAAAACTTGATGGAGAATCTGGTTGCAGAAATCCAGCTTACGATTAGCGACATTGTTGCGCTCAATAAAGTCGATGTGTGCTCAGAATCCGCCCTGCTCAAAGCCGAGAGTTTAATTCGCAAGATGAACGAGCGTGCCCCGATTTTTAGAACCGTGCAAGGGCGCATTCCGCCCGAGCTTATTTTTGCTCCGAAGCATGTTGGGCTACGAGAGGAATTGCAAGCGCAAGTGGCAGCGCTTAAAAAGCAGTATGATGCTGAAATTGAGCGACGCATGCAAGAAAAGCGCACTCGACAATCGCAGCACGAGCCTGCCATGCCTTTTACATTAGCTCTTCATACAGAGTCTTCAGCGCACCATCATCACGACCATGAGCATGGTGCGGAGAGTTACCACCTAGAAGTCGATGAAATTGAAACCTTTGCGTTTGAGCGCAGCGAAACCTTTGTACAAAGAAAATTCGAGGAATTTTTGGCTACCCTTCCACGACACTACTACCGAGTCAAAGGGGTTGTAAATTTTGTTGAAATGCAGAACCCCACAATTTTCAACTTTGCTTCGGGCAGATACACTTTCGACTACGAGAGTTTGCAAAACGAAGACTTCAGAAAAAGCGGCTCGAGTTCCATCTTTGTCTTTATCGGCAAACGCATTGCGCATGAGCGCAATGAAATACTGGCACGACTTTTAGCCTGCAGAGTCTGAACTCTCTTGCTTGCAGTTCTCAGTCGACAGCTCAGGCAATGCTTTTGACGATTTGCGCAAATTCTTCTGCTCGCAGACTTGCGCCGCCAATCAGTCCGCCGTCAATGTTTGGCATGGCAAAGAGTTCTTTTGCATTTGAGCCCTTGACGCTTCCCCCATACTGAATCGTGAGGTTTTCTGCCACTTCTGCTGAATACATCGTGCTAATGAGGCGTCGGATAAAGCGGTGCACCTCTTCGGCTTGTTCGGGCGTAGCGGTTTTTCCTGTGCCAATCGCCCACACCGGCTCGTAGGCAATGACAACGCGCTGCATGTCGTTTGCCGACACGCCCTCAAGACAGCCTCTGACTTGTGCTTCAACGACTGCTTCTGTTCGGTTTTGCTCTCGTTCCTCTAAAGTTTCACCGACGCATAAGATTGCGTGCATGGATTCACTAAGCACCCTTTTGACCTTGCGATTGATGATTGCATCGGTCTCGCCGAAGTATTGCCGGCGCTCTGAGTGTCCTAAAATGACATAGTCGCAGCCTACGCTTTTGAGCATTTCTGCAGAGATTTCACCTGTAAAAGCCCCTTCGTTTTCATAGTGGCAATTTTTGTGCTGCCAGTTTGATGGGGGTACCTTTGATGACTTGATGAACCACTTCAAGTGCGACGAAGGTCGGCGCCAGTGCCACTTCACAAGCTAAGTCTGAGCCCAAGTGTCGGAGTACTTCGGAGGCAAGAGCAATTGAGCCGGCAACGGTTTTATTCATTTTCCAGTTGCCAGCAACAAATTTTTTACGCATAAAAAGCAGTGATGTCGGTTTTCAGTTTTTACAATGCTAAGTGTTTTTCAGGAGAACTGAAAACCGACGTTTGTGCAAGGATTAGTATTCCGTTACGCGCTCGGCAAAAACGCGCTTGATGTCTGCGCGCTTTAGCAAGTGATCTTTTTGGCGTGTATCGCGCAACTTGACTTCGTCGGCTGTAATTGCAGTGATATAACCATGCCAGACACGTGCGTCGCTCATCTCGATGTTGACTTCTTCGCCGACGTGCTCTGGCTTAAGGTCTTGAGGCTTAATGATGATTTGTCTTTTGCCCATTTGGTCGTGCAATTAGGGTTTGAATTTGATTTCCAGCACTTCAAACCGTTTTAAGCCGCCTGGCGTTCTCACTTCAACTTTTTCGGAGACCTGTTTGCCCAGAATCGCTCTACCAATTGGTGACTTGACCGAGATTTTGCCCTGCTCAATGTCTGCTTCTTCTTCGGAGACGAGCGTGTATTCGACCTTCTGATTGTTATCCAAATTTCTCAGCACGGCGGTTGTGAGAATATACACTTTGTCGGTTTTGACTTTCTTCTCGTCCAGAATGGTAGCAATGGAGAGTTTGCGCTCTAAGGTACTGATTTTGAGTTCAAGTTGATTTTGCTCTTCTTTAG
Coding sequences within:
- the glyA gene encoding serine hydroxymethyltransferase (catalyzes the reaction of glycine with 5,10-methylenetetrahydrofolate to form L-serine and tetrahydrofolate) produces the protein MFESIRAQDPELFAAIQSELDRQTETIELIASENFASRAVMEASGSVMTNKYAEGYPGKRYYGGCEFVDIAENLARERAKKLFGAEYANVQPHSGSNANMAVFFAVLKPGDRILGFDLTHGGHLTHGSPVNFSGKLYDAHFYGVEQDSGRIDMNKVADKAREVKPKLIICGASAYSRDWDYKAFREIADSLGAFLLADIAHPAGLIATGLLNNPLPYCHFVTTTTHKTLRGPRGGMILMGKDFENPFGIKVKTKTGERLKMMSEVLDTEVMPGVQGGPLMHIIAAKAVAFAEDLKPEYKDYTEQVQRNAKAMAAKLMAMGYHVISGGTDNHLMLIDLRNKNISGKDAEHLLHKAGITLNKNMVPFDDKSAFVTSGIRIGTPAMTTRGFKEQDFEEVAELIDRVITSANSARIEQVCTEVRQEVKELTAKFPLYDFTAV
- a CDS encoding transcription elongation factor GreA; this encodes MAEAIYLTIDGYKRLKEELDKLKNEERQRVLEKVAEARSHGDLSENAEYDAAKEEQNQLELKISTLERKLSIATILDEKKVKTDKVYILTTAVLRNLDNNQKVEYTLVSEEEADIEQGKISVKSPIGRAILGKQVSEKVEVRTPGGLKRFEVLEIKFKP